Proteins encoded by one window of Hemiscyllium ocellatum isolate sHemOce1 chromosome 50, sHemOce1.pat.X.cur, whole genome shotgun sequence:
- the LOC132805487 gene encoding mothers against decapentaplegic homolog 6-like isoform X1 yields the protein MFRSRRSVVVRRLWRSRCPSATGPKPGGENADQEALSVLKLATHSLFKRLRDEQLELLARALEARDTDDRTDCVRFPRSELRIGKQRYWPQLLTCKLFRWPELKHLYQLKRLCVCDCCWRASEDSATVCCNPYHFSRLSEPETPPPPYSKLLPGNHRKSIEDPTEHDATHQLRRNEPTNHQNPDWPDSSSLPVATRDEHWCSVAYWEYRRRVGRMYVVRETSVSVFCDLPRGTGFCLGHLHADGRHELVRRTRGKIGGGILLSKEGDGVWAYNRSEHPVFASSPTLLRGRARGPSVHKVLPGYSLKVFDYQPGRALQRSLSPELSDGPFDPHSVRISFAKGWGPSYSRQFITSCPCWLEILLNHS from the exons ATGTTCAGGTCGAGACGCTCGGTTGTTGTGCGGAGACTGTGGCGGAGTCGTTGCCCGTCAGCGACGGGTCCCAAGCCCGGAGGGGAGAATGCGGATCAGGAGGCACTGAGTGTCTTGAAACTTGCCACGCACTCCCTCTTCAAGCGGCTGAGGGACGAGCAGCTGGAGCTGCTCGCCCGGGCGCTGGAAGCCCGGGACACCGACGACCGCACCGACTGCGTCCGCTTCCCCAGGAGCGAGCTGCGGATCGGGAAGCAGCGCTACTGGCCCCAGCTGCTGACCTGCAAGCTGTTCCGCTGGCCCGAGCTGAAGCACCTTTACCAGCTCAAGCGCCTGTGCGTCTGCGACTGCTGCTGGAGGGCTTCTGAGGACAGCGCCACAGTCTGCTGTAACCCTTACCACTTCAGCAGGCTGAGTGAGCCAG AAACCCCTCCACCTCCGTACTCAAAACTGTTGCCAGGCAACCATAGGAAGAGCATCGAAG ACCCAACTGAACATGACGCCACACACCAACTCAGGAGGAATGAACCTACCAACCACCAGAATCCAGACTGGCCGG ATTCCAGCTCGTTGCCCGTGGCGACCAGGGACGAGCACTGGTGCAGTGTGGCCTACTGGGAGTACCGACGCAGGGTAGGCCGCATGTATGTCGTCCGCGAGACCTCCGTCAGCGTCTTCTGTGACCTGCCGCGCGGGACGGGCTTCTGCCTGGGGCACCTCCACGCCGATGGGAGGCACGAGCTAGTGAGGAGGACCCGGGGCAAGATTGGCGGCGGGATCCTGCTGAGCAAGGAGGGCGATGGGGTCTGGGCCTACAACCGCAGTGAGCACCCCGTCTTCGCCAGCTCACCCACACTGCTGAGGGGCCGGGCCCGGGGCCCCTCTGTGCACAAGGTGTTGCCCGGCTACTCCCTGAAGGTCTTTGACTACCAACCGGGCCGGGCCCTGCAGCGGTCACTGAGCCCTGAGCTCTCTGATGGCCCCTTCGATCCCCACAGTGTCCGCATCAGCTTCGCCAAAGGCTGGGGGCCGTCCTACTCCAGGCAGTTCATCACCTCGTGTCCCTGCTGGTTAGAGATCCTGCTGAACCACTCCTAA
- the LOC132805487 gene encoding mothers against decapentaplegic homolog 6-like isoform X2 gives MFRSRRSVVVRRLWRSRCPSATGPKPGGENADQEALSVLKLATHSLFKRLRDEQLELLARALEARDTDDRTDCVRFPRSELRIGKQRYWPQLLTCKLFRWPELKHLYQLKRLCVCDCCWRASEDSATVCCNPYHFSRLSEPDPTEHDATHQLRRNEPTNHQNPDWPDSSSLPVATRDEHWCSVAYWEYRRRVGRMYVVRETSVSVFCDLPRGTGFCLGHLHADGRHELVRRTRGKIGGGILLSKEGDGVWAYNRSEHPVFASSPTLLRGRARGPSVHKVLPGYSLKVFDYQPGRALQRSLSPELSDGPFDPHSVRISFAKGWGPSYSRQFITSCPCWLEILLNHS, from the exons ATGTTCAGGTCGAGACGCTCGGTTGTTGTGCGGAGACTGTGGCGGAGTCGTTGCCCGTCAGCGACGGGTCCCAAGCCCGGAGGGGAGAATGCGGATCAGGAGGCACTGAGTGTCTTGAAACTTGCCACGCACTCCCTCTTCAAGCGGCTGAGGGACGAGCAGCTGGAGCTGCTCGCCCGGGCGCTGGAAGCCCGGGACACCGACGACCGCACCGACTGCGTCCGCTTCCCCAGGAGCGAGCTGCGGATCGGGAAGCAGCGCTACTGGCCCCAGCTGCTGACCTGCAAGCTGTTCCGCTGGCCCGAGCTGAAGCACCTTTACCAGCTCAAGCGCCTGTGCGTCTGCGACTGCTGCTGGAGGGCTTCTGAGGACAGCGCCACAGTCTGCTGTAACCCTTACCACTTCAGCAGGCTGAGTGAGCCAG ACCCAACTGAACATGACGCCACACACCAACTCAGGAGGAATGAACCTACCAACCACCAGAATCCAGACTGGCCGG ATTCCAGCTCGTTGCCCGTGGCGACCAGGGACGAGCACTGGTGCAGTGTGGCCTACTGGGAGTACCGACGCAGGGTAGGCCGCATGTATGTCGTCCGCGAGACCTCCGTCAGCGTCTTCTGTGACCTGCCGCGCGGGACGGGCTTCTGCCTGGGGCACCTCCACGCCGATGGGAGGCACGAGCTAGTGAGGAGGACCCGGGGCAAGATTGGCGGCGGGATCCTGCTGAGCAAGGAGGGCGATGGGGTCTGGGCCTACAACCGCAGTGAGCACCCCGTCTTCGCCAGCTCACCCACACTGCTGAGGGGCCGGGCCCGGGGCCCCTCTGTGCACAAGGTGTTGCCCGGCTACTCCCTGAAGGTCTTTGACTACCAACCGGGCCGGGCCCTGCAGCGGTCACTGAGCCCTGAGCTCTCTGATGGCCCCTTCGATCCCCACAGTGTCCGCATCAGCTTCGCCAAAGGCTGGGGGCCGTCCTACTCCAGGCAGTTCATCACCTCGTGTCCCTGCTGGTTAGAGATCCTGCTGAACCACTCCTAA